The following nucleotide sequence is from cyanobacterium endosymbiont of Braarudosphaera bigelowii.
ATTTATTATTTTGATAGATAAAGTTCTATAGCTTATAACTAAAAAAATTATATTAGTACTAAATTTAAGTAGTTAATACCTATAGGTGAACATACATAACGAGAAGATATAAAGTATCTTTTGAGTTTTAGTTTAATGATATAGTTAAAGTCACATTGATGGTGTAATGATAAGAAATAGTAAATAATGCTTAATTTTAAGTTATCATTTTTAGTTAAATTATTTTTTAGTTTCGTTCTTATTGGTTTAATTAGTTTATACTTATCAGCCTGTAATGAGTCTTTTGAGAAAACTTCCCTGAAAATCAAGACCAATTCAGTTATTACTGTTAAGAATCAATTATCAGAAGTTTCCCCTCCAGATACTATTCGATTGTTAAATAAAAGTTTAAAAAATTACCATCCTAAAGTAAGCATTACGGATCCTAAGCAATATGAAGTTCTATCGGATAATACTGTATCGGTTAAATTGAAATTAATGGATTTTCCTTTGTTTAAAAATAAAAACTTAGGTCTTGGTCCTCACTTAAATCTTTTTGTTGACAACAAATCTTATAAAAAAATTTATGATTTAAATGAACCAATAATTTTAGAAGATTTAGATCCTGGAACACATACTATAAGAGTTTTAGCTTCTAGTCCATGGTATGAAAGTTTTAAGACCAAAGAAGCATATGCTCAAACAACATTTCATGTATTTACAAAAATAGATAATAATTTACCAAATCTTTCTTTACCTCTACTTACATACAACAGTCCCCGGGGTGATTATGGTGAGGAACCTATTATGTTAGATTTCTATGTATTTGATCCATCCTCAGATTCAATGGAAAGTTATACTGTTGAAGATAAAGATAATTGTTGGCGTGTAAAAGTAACTATTAATGAAGAGATCTTTATTCTAGATTCGTTAGAACCTATTTATCTAAAAGGTTTTCAACCAGGCAAAAACTGGATTAGATTAGAGTTAATTGATAAATATGGAAAAAAAATCAATAATGTCTTCAACGATTCAATACAGTTGATTAATTATAATCCTAATAAAAAAGATACATTGTCTGCACTACTTCAAGATAAATTATCTAACCAGTTAGCCTATTCTCTTATCGATCCAAAATATATAAAAATTCCACGATTAGCTAATGAAGAAGAAATCCTCCCTGTTTCTCAACTTGAAGAAATAATAACAGCGGAGAATGAGAAAATATCTGAAGAAATTCCACAATTAGCTAATGAAGAAGAAATCCTCCCTGTTTCTCAACTTGAAGAAATAATAACAGCGGAGAATGAGAAAATATCTGAAGAAATTCCACAATTAGCTAATGAAGAAGAAATCCTCCCTGTTTCTCAACTTGAAGAAATAATAACAGCGGAGAATGAGAAAATATCTGAAGAAATTCCACAATTAGCTAATGAAGAAGAAATCCTCCCTGTTTCTCAACTTGAAGAAATAATAACAGCGGAGAATGAGAAAATATCTGAAGAAATTCCACAATTAGCTAATGAAGAAGAAATCCTCTCTGTTTCTCAACTTGAAGAAATAACAACAGCGGAGAATGAGAAAATATCTGAAAAAATTCCACGATCGAAGTGGTTAAAAAAATTAATTTTATTAATTAAAAAAATAAATTTATATACTATAAGAGATTTTATGAATAATATTCAAACAAAATTTATCAACTAAATATTAATGTGACTTTTAAAATTTATGGGCTTTATAAAGTTATAGTTAAGTTTTTTGAGTTATGTTTCAAAGCTGAACTATTCTAAAAAGTATCTAGAGACAATTTATCCAATTAAGCTGGAGTGAGTTTATCGTGTTTATTAAACACTCACACATATTAGCAGGATTAGCTCTTAGCTTGTCCTTTTTCGGTATCAACCCTGCCCAGGCAGACACAAATCAAAAAGAGATTTTCCTGAGCCAGTTGAGAGGTTCCGCTATTGAAGACCCTATCGATGTTTATCGTGCAGATTGGTTAAAATTTAAATTTGAAGATTATGCTATTGGTCGTATTCGTGGAGTTACTGGAGATGTAGCTCAAATCCAAATCATTTCAGCTGGTCAGAGCAAAGATGCTCATATCAGAATGCATTATGATGTTGGAATGTTTACTAAAGGAGAACGAGATGTTTGGCGTGTTAGTACTCAAATGCCACGCCAATGGCCTACTCTCGTAGCTGGTTCTGATGTAATCATGAAGGAAGTAGATGGTCAATGGGTTATTGTCAGCCCTAAAAGATCTGATTTAGATGCATATTTTGCATATGCTCAACCTAGTTGGGTATCTCGTTTAGATTTGCGAGAAGTTCCTTTAGTTACACGTACAGATATTAACTGGGGACGCCCTGATGTAAGTTTGCCTCCTTTGCAACCCAACAGAAAACAAGTGGCACCAGAGCCAGTACCTGGTATGTGGTAAAACCATAATCAAAACTATCATTTTAATTTAAAGACTAAAAGCAACACCTTGAGGTCAAGGTGTTGCTTTTAGTCTTTAAATTAAAATGATAGTTTTGATTATTAACAATAACTTTCTTTTTCTTACACTAAGAAGCTAATTAAATATATATTTAAAAGTATTTATAATTAAGGTTAGCGTAATATATTGTTAAATATTTTTATTTAAAAAAAAACATTAGTCTTAATAAATTTTTTAATGGATAAATCATTTAAAAGAATTATAGGTTTGACTGGTGGAATAGCTACTGGGAAAACAATTGTTTCTTCTTATATTAAGCAAAACTTTAATATTCCTATTCTAGATGCAGATATTTATGCTAGAGATGCAATTAAGATTAATTCTAATATTTTTAAACTCATTCAAAAACGATATGGAAAAAATATTTGTTTAAGAAATGGGGAACTAGATTATCAAAAATTAGGAAATATATTATTTCATGATGTTAAACAGAAAGAATGGCTAGAAAATAAGATTCATCCTTATGTTAAGCAGGTATTTACCAAAGAAATTAGAAAAAGCAATACTAAAGTTCTGATTTTCGATCTTCCGTTGCTTTTTGAATCTAAATTAACTTTTTTAATAACAGAAGTCTGGATTGTATATTGTGATCAAAAAGAACAGTTAAGAAGGTTAATAAACAGAAATTGTTTGACAAAAAACGAAGGTATTATACGTATTAAAAATCAATTGTCATTTAAAGATAAAATAGATAAAGCAGATTATGTACTTGATAACTCTTCAACACTCGCAAATTTATATGTCCAAATCAATAAAATTATCGAAGAAACTAATTTATATTTACGGTAAGTTCTAATCTCTATATTATTGGAAACCTCTGAAATACTTCAGATAAACAAAAACTAAACAAACTATTAATTGGCAAGCTTATTTTTCATAATATACGGATATTTTAAGATTAATAATTGAAAAAGCTAATATTATTAAAAACAAAACCAACCCAATCGTACATGCATAATTAATATCTAAGTCATGAAATGCTTTCTCGTAGAGATAATAAACAATTGTTTTAGAACTATTTAATGGTCCTCCCTGAGTCATGATATACACTTCCTCAAAAGTTTTAATAGCAGAAATAGAAGATATGACGGTGACTAGCAATATATAAGAGCGCATTAAAGGGATCGTAATATCCAAATGTTTTTGCCAACCATCTGAGCCATCTATAGCAGCTGCTTCATACAATTCTTTTGGAATTCCTTGTAATCCAGCTAGATAAATCATCATATAGTATCCTAAGCCTTTCCAAATTGTAACAAGCATAACACTCCAAATTGCCATCTCAGTACTGGTCAACCAAGGAACTCCGTTTAATAAACCTACATAACTAAGTAATTGATTGAATAACCCATTGGAGCCATAAAGTGTTTTCCATGTAATTCCTACGACAACTGTTGAAATAATAACAGGGATATAAAATGCTAAACGAAATAAGTGAATACCTCTTAAATTATTATTGACTAAAATAGCTAGTAAAAGAGGAAGTGAAACTAGAAAAGGAACTACCCCGAAAAGATATAATACTGTGTTTATTAATGTTCTCCAAAATACTGAATCATGTGATAGTCTATAAAAGTTTTCTAAACCTATCCAACTAGAAGGTTGTGTCAGATCGTAGTTATATTGCGTAAAACTTAAGTAAAAAGCCTGAAAAGTAGGAAATAAGATAGTAATTCCAAGTAAAAGTAAAGCTGGAAATAAGAATAAATATGGTGTAAGTTTTATTAATAATTGTTGTTTAATCAAAGTTACAAATTTCACAAAGATTTCGATATCTACTTTAGCTCTACTTGAGATAATAACACAGGAAATCAGAAAAATCTTTAAAGAATAATTTAATATATTTTGTCATAAAATTCGTTAATAATAAATAAATTAAAATGATATTCATTAAATATTAATATCAAAAAACAAAAGATATTTCAAAAGCCATAATCTATTAATAACTATAATTTTTACCTAATTTATTCGAATTTCTAGAAAGTTATACAATATATTATAAGAGTTCAATTAAATATAATATACTTATTGCTAAATTAACTTTAGCCTCTCAAAATTTTACCCATTTATCATAAATTAATAAATATAAAATACAGAAATTTTTTACATTTTCAATCTTTTAAATAATTAAGAAAATTTAAGTATAATTTAAGACTGTATTGAATAAATAGCTAACACAGTAACTAGTAAGCCTCTTTAACTATATGTTATATTTTAACTAGTAAATATTTACTTAAATATATTTTTTCTTTACAGCAAAATCAATTATTTACTATTATCATGTAGTAGATTTAACAATAATTTTAATTAAGGTTAAAGTTTTTATTATCTGTTATGAGTCAAAATTACGAAATTTCTCAACCACTTCCTCCTAGTGTCAAACGTGCCTCAACTATTCTTCAATGGTCAGGAAATATCGGCTTTTGGACACAGTTAGTATTGGGAGTATTGGCAGCAGCTCTCTTATTTTTGTCTTTAGCAGGATTAGTTACACAGGACAAATCATCAGAAGGAACTTCTTTTAGTATTTTTTGTTCTATTTCTGGTGTTATAGCGCTGATGATTAGTACATTTATTTGTTTTAGATACAAAAAAATTGCTCAATTAATGAAGAATCCTGAGCCGAAAGCTAGGCCTAAAAAATCTTCAACTTTGCAGTTAATCAGGACAGGTTTATTGTCTAATTTAATTGGTATTTTTTTATCAATTATTGGTGCAGAAGGTTTTGTTGGAATTCTTTGGCGCAAGCTTTCTAATATTCCTCAAGGTGCGGCAGTCTATGATACTGGTAAATTGCCGACTCCTAGTGAGATTTTATTACTCTTAGCTAATACCCATACAATATCATGTCATTTTGCTGGAATAATAGTAGGTTTATATCTTTTAGATCGTTTAGATAGATAATCATTTAAATAACTAACCATCATAGGATTGATGCAGAAAACAAGACTTAATACTTTGTATGAAATCATATGTAATAATTTAAGCCAGACTTTTAGCAATCCTTGGCGTAATTTATTTCTGAACTTGACTAGTATTCTCGCAGGTTTTTTTATTGGTCAGGCTATTGCAACCATAGCAGGGCAAGAATCTTACTGGGAGATTACAGTTGGAATCATTTTATTAATATTTACCGAAGTCAGTAGCAAAGTAGTTTACAGTAAAAAAAAGACTAAGAAAAAAATATTGTGGTTAGAAACCTTTAACTTTTTCAAAATGGGTATTATTTATAGTTTGTATATAGAAGCTTTAAAACTCGGATCTTAATTAAAAACTTT
It contains:
- a CDS encoding DUF3611 family protein, whose product is MSQNYEISQPLPPSVKRASTILQWSGNIGFWTQLVLGVLAAALLFLSLAGLVTQDKSSEGTSFSIFCSISGVIALMISTFICFRYKKIAQLMKNPEPKARPKKSSTLQLIRTGLLSNLIGIFLSIIGAEGFVGILWRKLSNIPQGAAVYDTGKLPTPSEILLLLANTHTISCHFAGIIVGLYLLDRLDR
- a CDS encoding DUF565 domain-containing protein; amino-acid sequence: MQKTRLNTLYEIICNNLSQTFSNPWRNLFLNLTSILAGFFIGQAIATIAGQESYWEITVGIILLIFTEVSSKVVYSKKKTKKKILWLETFNFFKMGIIYSLYIEALKLGS
- the coaE gene encoding dephospho-CoA kinase (Dephospho-CoA kinase (CoaE) performs the final step in coenzyme A biosynthesis.) → MDKSFKRIIGLTGGIATGKTIVSSYIKQNFNIPILDADIYARDAIKINSNIFKLIQKRYGKNICLRNGELDYQKLGNILFHDVKQKEWLENKIHPYVKQVFTKEIRKSNTKVLIFDLPLLFESKLTFLITEVWIVYCDQKEQLRRLINRNCLTKNEGIIRIKNQLSFKDKIDKADYVLDNSSTLANLYVQINKIIEETNLYLR
- a CDS encoding carbohydrate ABC transporter permease produces the protein MKFVTLIKQQLLIKLTPYLFLFPALLLLGITILFPTFQAFYLSFTQYNYDLTQPSSWIGLENFYRLSHDSVFWRTLINTVLYLFGVVPFLVSLPLLLAILVNNNLRGIHLFRLAFYIPVIISTVVVGITWKTLYGSNGLFNQLLSYVGLLNGVPWLTSTEMAIWSVMLVTIWKGLGYYMMIYLAGLQGIPKELYEAAAIDGSDGWQKHLDITIPLMRSYILLVTVISSISAIKTFEEVYIMTQGGPLNSSKTIVYYLYEKAFHDLDINYACTIGLVLFLIILAFSIINLKISVYYEK